The following proteins come from a genomic window of Mustela lutreola isolate mMusLut2 chromosome 6, mMusLut2.pri, whole genome shotgun sequence:
- the GNMT gene encoding glycine N-methyltransferase isoform X2 codes for MVDSVYRTRSLGVAAEGLPDQYADGEAARVWQLYIGDTRSRTAEYKAWLLGLLRQHGCQRVLDVACGTGVDSIMLVEEGFSVTSVDASDKMLKYALKERWNRRHEPAFDKWVIEEANWMTLDKDVPQSPGGGFDAVICLGNSFAHLPDCKGDQSEHRLALKNIASMVRSGGLLVIDHRNYDHILSTGCAPPGKNIYYKSDLTKDITTSVLTVNNKAHMVTLDYTVQVPGAGQDGSPGLSKFRLSYYPHCLASFTELLRAAFGGKCQHSVLGDFKPYKPGQAYIPCYFIHVLKRTD; via the exons ATGGTGGACAGCGTGTACCGCACCCGCTCCCTGGGGGTGGCGGCCGAAGGGCTCCCGGACCAGTACGCGGACGGAGAGGCGGCGCGCGTGTGGCAGCTCTACATCGGGGACACCCGCAGCCGCACGGCCGAGTACAAGGCCTGGCTACTCGGGCTGCTGCGGCAGCACGGCTGCCAGCGGGTGCTCGACGTGGCCTGCGGCACCGG GGTGGACTCCATCATGCTGGTGGAAGAGGGCTTCAGCGTGACCAGTGTAGATGCCAGTGACAAGATGCTGAAGTATGCGCTTAAAGAGCGCTGGAACCGGAGGCATGAGCCGGCTTTCGACAAGTGGG TCATTGAAGAAGCCAACTGGATGACCTTGGACAAAGATGTGCCCCAGTCACCAGGGGGTGGCTTTGATGCCGTCATCTGCCTTGGAAACAGTTTTGCCCACCTGCCAGACTGCAAAG GAGACCAGAGCGAGCACCGGCTGGCGCTGAAGAACATCGCAAGCATGGTGCGTTCtgggggcctgctggtcattgacCATCGCAACTACGACCACATCCTCAGCACAGGCTGTGCACCCCCAGGAAAGAACATCTACTATAAG AGTGACCTGACCAAGGACATCACAACGTCCGTGCTGACTGTGAACAACAAGGCCCACATGGTGACCCTGGACTATACAGTGCAGGTGCCAGGGGCTGGCCAGGATGGTTCCCCTGGCTTGAG TAAGTTCCGGCTCTCCTACTACCCACACTGTTTGGCTTCCTTCACGGAGTTGCTCCGAGCAGCCTTCGGGGGCAAGTGCCAGCACAGCGTCCTGGGTGACTTCAAGCCTTACAAGCCGGGCCAGGCCTACATCCCTTGCTATTTCATCCACGTGCTCAAGAGGACGGACTGA
- the GNMT gene encoding glycine N-methyltransferase isoform X1, whose product MVDSVYRTRSLGVAAEGLPDQYADGEAARVWQLYIGDTRSRTAEYKAWLLGLLRQHGCQRVLDVACGTGVDSIMLVEEGFSVTSVDASDKMLKYALKERWNRRHEPAFDKWVIEEANWMTLDKDVPQSPGGGFDAVICLGNSFAHLPDCKAPGDQSEHRLALKNIASMVRSGGLLVIDHRNYDHILSTGCAPPGKNIYYKSDLTKDITTSVLTVNNKAHMVTLDYTVQVPGAGQDGSPGLSKFRLSYYPHCLASFTELLRAAFGGKCQHSVLGDFKPYKPGQAYIPCYFIHVLKRTD is encoded by the exons ATGGTGGACAGCGTGTACCGCACCCGCTCCCTGGGGGTGGCGGCCGAAGGGCTCCCGGACCAGTACGCGGACGGAGAGGCGGCGCGCGTGTGGCAGCTCTACATCGGGGACACCCGCAGCCGCACGGCCGAGTACAAGGCCTGGCTACTCGGGCTGCTGCGGCAGCACGGCTGCCAGCGGGTGCTCGACGTGGCCTGCGGCACCGG GGTGGACTCCATCATGCTGGTGGAAGAGGGCTTCAGCGTGACCAGTGTAGATGCCAGTGACAAGATGCTGAAGTATGCGCTTAAAGAGCGCTGGAACCGGAGGCATGAGCCGGCTTTCGACAAGTGGG TCATTGAAGAAGCCAACTGGATGACCTTGGACAAAGATGTGCCCCAGTCACCAGGGGGTGGCTTTGATGCCGTCATCTGCCTTGGAAACAGTTTTGCCCACCTGCCAGACTGCAAAG CTCCAGGAGACCAGAGCGAGCACCGGCTGGCGCTGAAGAACATCGCAAGCATGGTGCGTTCtgggggcctgctggtcattgacCATCGCAACTACGACCACATCCTCAGCACAGGCTGTGCACCCCCAGGAAAGAACATCTACTATAAG AGTGACCTGACCAAGGACATCACAACGTCCGTGCTGACTGTGAACAACAAGGCCCACATGGTGACCCTGGACTATACAGTGCAGGTGCCAGGGGCTGGCCAGGATGGTTCCCCTGGCTTGAG TAAGTTCCGGCTCTCCTACTACCCACACTGTTTGGCTTCCTTCACGGAGTTGCTCCGAGCAGCCTTCGGGGGCAAGTGCCAGCACAGCGTCCTGGGTGACTTCAAGCCTTACAAGCCGGGCCAGGCCTACATCCCTTGCTATTTCATCCACGTGCTCAAGAGGACGGACTGA